From Linepithema humile isolate Giens D197 chromosome 8, Lhum_UNIL_v1.0, whole genome shotgun sequence, one genomic window encodes:
- the LOC105674714 gene encoding putative nuclease HARBI1, protein MMSDLFVLMELLTSSSSSYEDELMYLDVVQRKESRAKVKNYIEEVVRKMSDKTFKSHFRMSRETCYEIIEKFERSTFYPSDRSHGGTPISSAEKHVLLFIWFTGNKCSLRQVGDRFDVSISTCECVLQRVMDFLYDISKDIITFPLTSEEKHTVAENFKKVIFGFDRVIGCIDGSYINIRTPAHKSRTTYANRYHTTSIVLQAVCDDRKRFLDVFTGVPGKLHDSRTFKLSFLKQNIEEICENGSFHLLGDSAYPIREFLMTPYKDFGNLTPSHIKFNEKLSATRVKIENAFGLLKGRFRQLMLLDFHTVYKMSRFIIACCVLHNMCIDSNDLFRCDDVLNEEQFNEPVELEDNETILRQQGERKRDEIRNRMNR, encoded by the exons ATGATgagtgatttatttgtgttaATGGAATTATTAACATCATCGTCATCAAGTTATGAAGACGAATTAATGTATTTGGATGTAGTACAACGTAAAGAAAGCAGAGCGaaagtgaaaaattacatagaAGAGGTTGTGCGAAAAATGTCCGATAAAACG TTTAAAAGTCATTTCCGAATGTCACGGGAGACGTGCTACgaaataattgagaaattcGAAAGATCAACATTCTATCCGAGTGACAGGTCTCATGGTGGAACGCCAATTTCATCAGCAGAAAAACATGTGTTATTGTTTATATG gtTTACGGGAAACAAATGCTCGCTTCGGCAAGTAGGAGATCGGTTTGATGTAAGCATCTCAACTTGTGAATGTGTGCTGCAAAGGGTGATGGATTTTCTGTACGATATATCTAAAGACATAATTACATTCCCACTTACTTCAGAAGAGAAACATACTGTTgccgaaaattttaaaaaggta ATTTTTGGTTTTGATAGAGTAATTGGATGTATCGATGGTTCGTACATCAACATTCGTACTCCTGCACATAAATCGCGGACGACATACGCAAACAGATATCATACGACAAGCATAGTTTTGCAAGCAGTATGCGACGACAGAAAAAGATTTCTTGATGTTTTCACAGGAGTTCCTGGAAAACTTCATGACAGTCGAACTttcaaattatcatttttaaaacagaataTAGAGGAGATTTGCGAAAATGGAAGTTTTCATTTATTAGGTGACAGTGCCTATCCTATAAGAGAATTTCTCATGACACCTTACAAGGATTTCGGAAATTTAACACCGTCacacataaaatttaacgaaaaattGTCAGCGACTAGAgttaaaatcgaaaatgcaTTCGGATTGTTAAAAGGTAGATTTCGGCAACTAATGTTATTGGATTTTCACACTGTTTATAAAATGAGTCGTTTCATTATAGCGTGTTGCGTATTACATAACATGTGTATTGATTCGAACGATTTATTTCGATGTGATGACGTGTTAAACGAAGAACAGTTTAATGAGCCAGTAGAACTTGAAGATAATGAAACTATATTAAGGCAACAGGGTGAAAGAAAGCGCGATGAAATCCGCAACCGAATGAATAGATga
- the LOC137001539 gene encoding uncharacterized protein gives MIQVKYKIAKFIAMASSSSLSNNNDSDILQCGFCDMWGTMVQIFNHMKKEHPQSFDDDIVDSDESNHENNIKTTNSDEIKSGRSVDEWGEPETKFLLSKYNDYMISVGPRKTFRTVKSMFQRISEDLKEELDITRSWWLAMPKSL, from the exons ATGatacaagtaaaatataaaattgcaaaatttatcgcGATGGCTTCATCTTCGTCTTTGAGTA ATAATAATGATTCCGATATCCTGCAATGTGGTTTCTGCGATATGTGGGGAACAATGGtccaaatatttaatcacATGAAAAAGGAACATCCTCAATCGTTCGATGACGACATCGTAGACAGCGACGAGTCGAATCATGAAAATAACATCAAAACTACAAACTCTGACGAAATAAAGTCTG GAAGATCGGTCGATGAATGGGGTGAACCCGAAACAAAATTCTTGCTATCAAAATACAACGACTACATGATATCCGTCGGCCCTCGCAAGACCTTCAGGACAGTGAAAAGTATGTTCCAACGCATATCGGAAGATTTGAAAGAAGAGTTGGATATTACTCGAAGTTGGTGGTTGGCAATGCCAAAATCgttataa
- the LOC105669037 gene encoding uncharacterized protein produces MSQSEKAGDMPGADAAQIGRVSVRVPPFWPEEPELWFAQLESQFLLSAVTSDSTKYAYAISQIETKYIKEIKDVITNPPPCGKYEAVKRALIQRLSDSQEHRIRQLLEREELGDRKPSQFLRHLRTLAGNAVPDQLLRTLWLGRLPAQMQIILATRADDLLEDVAEQADRVYEVTCRTVAVLDKPKETKSKPTGSLEDQIQALVKQVAALNTRLGRQEHRHKQQRHRSRSRSRTKSNSEEDSEFCFFHRRFGSKARKCTEPCTYKEKKKDKTEN; encoded by the coding sequence ATGAGCCAATCAGAGAAGGCCGGCGATATGCCAGGCGCCGACGCAGCACAAATCGGCAGAGTATCGGTGCGAGTACCACCTTTTTGGCCGGAGGAACCAGAATTATGGTTCGCCCAATTAGAGAGCCAGTTCCTGCTGAGCGCCGTCACGTCGGATTCAACCAAGTACGCATACGCAATCTCGCAAATCGAAACAAAATACATTAAGGAAATCAAAGATGTGATAACGAATCCTCCGCCATGCGGGAAATACGAAGCCGTAAAAAGGGCACTCATCCAAAGACTGAGCGACTCACAGGAACACCGCATCCGCCAATTATTAGAGCGAGAGGAACTAGGCGACCGAAAGCCATCGCAGTTCCTGCGCCATCTAAGGACGCTCGCGGGCAATGCCGTGCCTGATCAACTCCTGCGCACGCTATGGCTGGGGCGTTTACCGGCCCAAATGCAGATCATACTAGCGACGCGAGCTGACGATCTTCTCGAGGACGTGGCGGAACAGGCCGACCGTGTCTACGAAGTCACATGCCGAACAGTCGCAGTTTTGGACAAGCCTAAGGAGACGAAATCAAAACCTACCGGCTCGCTCGAGGACCAGATTCAGGCATTGGTCAAACAAGTCGCCGCACTCAACACGCGATTGGGCCGGCAGGAACACCGCCACAAACAACAGCGCCACAGATCGCGCAGCCGCAGCCGGACCAAATCAAATTCGGAAGAAGACAGCGAGTTTTGCTTTTTCCACCGGCGATTCGGCAGCAAGGCAAGAAAGTGTACAGAGCCATGTACATacaaggagaagaagaaggacaAAACGGAAAACTAG